Proteins encoded by one window of Cylindrospermum stagnale PCC 7417:
- a CDS encoding CHASE2 domain-containing protein translates to MDKLVVFSLLAGDLNQGFPAVTAQVSDSSRLYPMKFTSSLPPVPELPELYRRWQLLYEALHQRLSWRSRIKIYPQEITNVSVSEFGEICQQLQEHINRWLNSEPFQNVVQQLRTLLNRDDAIRVIFETNIPLLQRLPWHLWNFFEDYRYAEVALAPHEYGFSPTQAKLQTGKVKILAILGNSEGIDIDKDRTLLQGLKDAETEFLVEPTRKEVDQHLWNQDWDILFFAGHSSSQADGETGKIYINQTESLAIPQLKNALQQAISRGLKIAIFNSCDGIGLARNLADLNIPQVIFMREPVPDLVAQEFLKNFLVAFAGGKLFYLAVREARERLQGWEKDFLCASWLPVICQNPTIMPVTWQELCGSGSFNSPSNEVSSIWQKIVAVCFIASIASALIIGLRYLGILQIQELLAFDHILRLRPQEEQDSRLLVVEVNEKDIQTLLEPTRGLKSISDSSLAKLIKKIQQYQPRIIGIDIYRDIPDSPNKSKQSELTTQLNQGNVVVVCKGKDSEHDPQGIKPPAGVPVDRQGFTDGVRDPDGIVRRQVLMMKQEPSSVCTTPFSLSLQLAARYLFLEDIQHDFTNDAVIFKSVSGVTKFQRLKSGGSGAYQQGISLGGNQILINYRSANFEQVSVEDVLSNRVKPEAIKDKVIFIGVTAQSLRDTFPTPYSLSQQPYQETPGVLIQAHMTSQIISAVLDKRTVFWVLPYWGDIFWIWGWSLVSSLVVWSVRSHLGKICSLAITIIVLYGVCTAIFLFQGAWLPLVPSAFSVILASGTMLVLRLNI, encoded by the coding sequence ATGGATAAACTAGTCGTCTTTAGCTTGTTGGCAGGCGATTTAAATCAAGGGTTTCCCGCAGTTACTGCCCAAGTTTCGGATAGTAGTAGGCTGTACCCGATGAAATTTACCAGTAGTCTGCCACCAGTACCAGAACTACCCGAATTATATCGTCGGTGGCAGCTGCTTTACGAGGCACTTCATCAGCGCCTGAGTTGGCGATCGCGGATTAAAATTTATCCGCAAGAAATTACCAATGTCTCTGTGAGTGAATTCGGCGAAATATGTCAACAACTACAAGAACATATCAATAGATGGTTAAATTCTGAACCATTCCAAAATGTAGTGCAACAGTTACGGACACTACTTAACAGAGATGATGCAATTCGAGTAATTTTTGAAACTAATATCCCTTTACTTCAGCGACTTCCTTGGCATCTGTGGAATTTTTTTGAGGATTATCGCTATGCAGAAGTAGCATTAGCTCCTCATGAGTATGGATTTTCTCCAACCCAAGCTAAATTGCAAACAGGTAAGGTAAAAATTTTGGCTATTTTGGGTAATAGCGAAGGTATTGATATTGACAAAGACCGGACTCTGCTACAAGGATTAAAAGACGCCGAGACAGAGTTTTTAGTAGAACCAACACGCAAAGAAGTTGACCAACATTTGTGGAATCAGGATTGGGATATCCTATTTTTTGCTGGACACAGTTCCAGTCAAGCGGATGGTGAGACGGGGAAAATTTATATTAATCAAACTGAGAGTTTAGCAATCCCTCAATTAAAAAACGCCCTACAACAGGCAATTTCACGAGGGTTAAAAATTGCTATTTTCAATTCCTGTGATGGTATAGGTTTAGCACGAAATCTAGCAGATTTAAATATTCCCCAAGTGATTTTCATGCGCGAACCAGTACCAGATTTGGTGGCGCAAGAATTCTTAAAAAACTTTCTTGTTGCCTTTGCTGGTGGCAAGCTTTTTTATTTAGCAGTACGAGAAGCAAGGGAAAGACTCCAAGGATGGGAAAAGGATTTCCTCTGTGCTAGTTGGTTACCAGTAATCTGCCAAAATCCAACAATAATGCCTGTAACCTGGCAAGAACTATGTGGTAGTGGTAGTTTTAATTCTCCTAGCAATGAAGTATCTAGTATTTGGCAGAAAATTGTAGCTGTATGTTTTATTGCTAGTATTGCCTCTGCTTTAATTATTGGTTTAAGATATTTGGGAATTTTGCAGATCCAAGAATTACTAGCTTTTGATCATATATTGAGACTACGTCCTCAAGAAGAACAAGATTCGAGATTGTTAGTTGTGGAAGTCAATGAAAAAGATATTCAAACTTTATTAGAGCCGACACGGGGACTAAAATCAATATCTGATTCTTCCTTAGCCAAATTAATTAAAAAAATCCAACAATATCAGCCACGAATTATTGGCATAGATATCTATAGAGATATTCCAGACTCACCCAATAAATCAAAACAGTCAGAATTGACAACACAGTTAAACCAAGGGAATGTAGTTGTTGTTTGCAAAGGTAAAGATAGCGAACATGACCCCCAAGGTATTAAACCTCCTGCGGGAGTTCCTGTTGATCGTCAAGGCTTTACTGATGGAGTACGAGACCCAGACGGGATAGTTCGCCGTCAAGTTTTAATGATGAAGCAAGAACCTTCTTCTGTTTGCACTACCCCGTTCTCTCTTAGCCTACAACTAGCTGCACGCTACTTATTTTTAGAAGATATTCAACATGACTTTACAAATGATGCGGTAATTTTTAAATCTGTGAGTGGTGTAACAAAGTTTCAACGATTAAAATCAGGCGGGAGCGGAGCGTACCAACAAGGCATCAGTTTAGGTGGTAATCAAATACTAATTAATTATCGCAGCGCTAATTTTGAGCAAGTTAGTGTTGAAGATGTGTTGAGCAATCGAGTTAAACCTGAAGCTATCAAAGATAAAGTCATTTTCATTGGAGTCACAGCCCAAAGCTTAAGAGATACTTTTCCTACACCCTATAGTCTGTCACAGCAACCTTATCAAGAAACTCCAGGGGTATTGATTCAAGCACATATGACTAGTCAAATTATTAGTGCTGTTTTAGATAAAAGAACTGTATTTTGGGTGCTGCCTTATTGGGGTGATATTTTTTGGATTTGGGGTTGGAGTTTAGTTAGTAGCTTGGTTGTTTGGTCAGTGCGATCGCATTTAGGAAAAATATGCTCACTAGCTATTACTATCATAGTTTTATACGGAGTTTGTACTGCTATTTTTTTATTCCAAGGAGCGTGGCTGCCTTTGGTGCCCTCTGCTTTTTCCGTTATCCTTGCGAGTGGAACAATGTTAGTATTGAGACTAAATATCTAG
- a CDS encoding CHAT domain-containing protein: MSNLFKKITFFLLLNRWEFIFLNLRHQKRIITSSILLFTLALYITLIPITFAQQPATNISIIHSAIAIPEQLIEQGESFYHVGKFKEAVAVLQQAVRFYESQKDYIHQAVSLSNLALVYQQLGSFKDAENAINISLNLLSWDAKEQKLKVNNQNSKFVEVLAQTLDIQAGLQLELGRTELSLATYQQGEKFWQQLGNNIGVTRSKINQAQALRFLGFYRRALDTLEVANKHLQNQPDSLMKVAALRSLGNALQLSSDLEKSQETLQASINIARKLQLPQDISAGEFSLGNTLRVKGDFEKAIAHYQKAAEIAPNPLAKVQAQINQLSLLVDMEKIAEAKALLPIIQSQLASLPVNRSSIYAEINFARNSRNIISAQYIARILAQSWQQAQSIKDRLAQSYALGSLGEVYEETKQWREAQELTEKALLIAQELEASDAAYLWQWQLGRLLKTQGKLQDAITFYDAAIATLQSLRSDLVAVNRDVQFNFRDSVEPIYRQSVELLFQEKGEGKPDLDKARKLIEALQVAELDNFFREACINNQFVAIDKVVDRDNPNTAIFYPLILENQLEVILKLPNKPLIHKTAVVSGKEIEQVVMQLRTDIVQPERTKKVKALSQKLYNWLIQPYEVELNSSGVNTLVFIPDGFLRNIPMAILYDGKRYLIEKYAIALSPGLQIFSPQTFKTVYSTALIGGLSEIPENEKFAPLPNVKNELNQIQRLGIKTTTLFNKNFISTKLGKTINDKPYRIVHLATHGKFSSKAKETFILAYDKRIYVDELDTLLKSRSENITEPVELLVLSACETATGDNRATLGLAGVAIKAGARSTLASLWNINDDSTTFLISEFYHQLITSKVTKAEALRQAQIKMLKVDNYSRPSQWSPYVIVGNWL, encoded by the coding sequence ATGTCTAATTTATTTAAAAAAATCACCTTTTTTTTGCTTCTAAACAGATGGGAATTTATTTTTTTGAATTTACGTCATCAAAAACGAATCATAACAAGTTCTATATTGTTATTTACTCTGGCATTGTACATAACTTTGATTCCTATAACTTTTGCTCAACAACCAGCCACAAATATTTCTATTATTCACTCTGCAATCGCCATACCAGAACAGTTAATTGAGCAAGGAGAAAGTTTTTATCATGTGGGAAAGTTTAAAGAAGCGGTAGCAGTTTTGCAACAAGCTGTCCGTTTCTATGAATCACAAAAAGACTATATCCATCAAGCAGTATCTTTAAGCAATCTGGCACTGGTATATCAGCAACTCGGTTCATTTAAAGATGCCGAAAATGCTATTAATATAAGCTTAAATTTGTTGAGTTGGGATGCCAAAGAACAAAAGTTAAAAGTCAATAACCAAAACTCAAAATTTGTGGAAGTTTTGGCACAAACCTTGGATATTCAAGCGGGACTACAACTGGAATTAGGCAGGACTGAACTATCTTTAGCAACTTACCAGCAAGGAGAAAAATTTTGGCAGCAACTCGGAAATAATATTGGTGTAACTCGCAGCAAAATTAATCAAGCTCAAGCTTTACGGTTTTTAGGTTTCTACCGCCGTGCATTGGATACATTAGAAGTAGCGAATAAACACTTACAAAACCAACCTGACTCGCTGATGAAAGTTGCGGCTTTACGTTCCCTGGGTAATGCACTACAACTGTCGAGCGATTTAGAAAAATCTCAGGAAACGCTACAAGCCAGTATTAATATCGCTCGAAAACTGCAATTACCCCAAGATATTAGTGCTGGAGAGTTTAGCTTAGGTAACACGCTGAGAGTCAAGGGTGATTTTGAAAAGGCGATCGCACATTATCAAAAAGCGGCTGAAATTGCACCGAACCCCCTAGCAAAAGTTCAAGCGCAGATCAATCAACTTAGCTTGCTGGTGGATATGGAAAAAATCGCAGAGGCCAAAGCACTTCTCCCTATTATCCAATCGCAACTTGCAAGTTTACCTGTCAACCGTAGCAGTATCTACGCGGAGATTAATTTTGCCCGTAATAGTAGGAACATTATTTCTGCTCAATATATTGCCCGGATACTGGCTCAAAGTTGGCAACAGGCACAAAGTATCAAGGATAGGCTAGCCCAATCCTACGCCCTTGGTAGCTTAGGAGAAGTATATGAGGAAACCAAGCAATGGCGAGAAGCTCAGGAATTGACAGAGAAAGCATTATTGATTGCTCAAGAATTAGAAGCTTCAGATGCAGCTTATCTTTGGCAGTGGCAGTTGGGAAGATTATTGAAAACACAGGGGAAATTACAGGACGCGATCACATTCTATGATGCTGCTATTGCTACCCTTCAGTCTCTACGCAGTGACTTAGTCGCCGTAAACCGCGATGTGCAATTTAATTTCCGTGATAGTGTTGAACCTATCTACCGCCAGTCAGTAGAACTTTTGTTTCAAGAAAAAGGAGAAGGCAAACCGGACTTAGATAAAGCCCGCAAGCTGATTGAAGCACTACAAGTTGCCGAGTTAGATAACTTCTTTCGGGAAGCTTGCATAAATAACCAATTTGTGGCGATAGACAAAGTTGTAGACAGAGACAATCCCAACACTGCTATCTTTTACCCACTTATCCTGGAGAATCAGTTAGAAGTTATCCTCAAACTGCCCAACAAACCTTTAATCCATAAAACTGCTGTAGTCAGCGGTAAGGAGATTGAGCAAGTCGTAATGCAATTGCGAACAGACATTGTTCAACCCGAAAGAACTAAGAAAGTTAAAGCCCTCTCCCAAAAACTTTATAATTGGTTAATTCAACCATATGAAGTCGAGTTAAACAGTAGTGGTGTCAATACTTTAGTATTTATTCCTGATGGGTTTTTGCGGAATATTCCAATGGCTATTTTGTATGATGGCAAACGATATTTAATTGAAAAATATGCAATTGCTCTCAGTCCCGGGTTACAAATATTTAGCCCACAAACTTTTAAAACAGTATATTCTACTGCATTGATTGGCGGACTTTCAGAAATACCTGAAAACGAGAAATTTGCACCACTTCCTAATGTCAAAAATGAACTAAATCAAATTCAAAGATTAGGAATTAAGACTACTACACTTTTTAATAAAAATTTTATCAGTACAAAATTAGGTAAAACAATTAATGACAAGCCTTATAGAATAGTTCACCTAGCAACTCACGGAAAATTTAGTTCAAAAGCCAAAGAAACTTTCATTTTGGCCTATGATAAGCGTATTTATGTTGACGAACTAGATACCTTGCTTAAGAGTCGAAGTGAAAATATTACTGAACCTGTGGAATTACTAGTGCTTAGTGCTTGCGAGACGGCAACCGGAGACAACCGTGCCACATTGGGATTAGCAGGGGTTGCAATTAAAGCAGGCGCACGAAGTACGCTAGCTTCGCTATGGAACATTAATGATGACTCCACTACTTTTTTAATTAGTGAATTTTATCATCAATTAATTACTAGCAAAGTCACAAAAGCAGAAGCATTACGTCAAGCCCAAATTAAGATGCTCAAGGTTGATAATTACAGCCGTCCTTCTCAGTGGTCACCTTACGTAATAGTGGGCAATTGGCTGTGA
- a CDS encoding HEAT repeat domain-containing protein, protein MTDELIRAVALADTPARMVTAVQNLAAARDPAAIPTLIAVFGYNNPEAAIVAVAALTEFGEKAVPQLLAQIDDYNYGARAYSIRTLAAIADPRALDVLISAAATDFAPSVRRAAAKGLGNLHWHKLGFPESQIAPQQALETLLFISQDSDWSIRYAAVVGLQSLAKIGELQQPIRDRLKEMLATDAEKAVRARVQLAQSQ, encoded by the coding sequence ATGACTGATGAACTAATTCGGGCCGTCGCCCTTGCAGATACACCAGCGCGAATGGTGACAGCAGTGCAAAACTTGGCAGCAGCCAGAGATCCAGCGGCAATTCCCACCTTAATAGCCGTGTTTGGTTATAACAACCCAGAGGCGGCGATAGTGGCAGTAGCGGCACTGACAGAGTTTGGAGAAAAAGCAGTACCACAACTGCTCGCCCAAATAGATGATTATAACTATGGCGCACGGGCTTATTCGATTCGTACCTTAGCGGCGATCGCTGACCCCCGTGCACTAGATGTTTTAATCAGTGCCGCTGCTACAGACTTTGCCCCCAGTGTCCGCCGTGCCGCTGCTAAAGGACTAGGAAACTTACACTGGCATAAGTTGGGTTTTCCGGAAAGCCAAATAGCGCCACAGCAAGCTTTGGAAACACTGCTGTTCATTTCTCAAGACTCAGACTGGTCGATTCGTTATGCCGCTGTCGTTGGTTTGCAAAGCTTGGCCAAGATAGGCGAATTGCAACAGCCCATCCGGGATAGACTCAAAGAAATGCTGGCAACTGATGCCGAAAAGGCAGTCCGTGCCCGCGTCCAATTGGCTCAAAGCCAATAA
- a CDS encoding HEAT repeat domain-containing protein codes for MIEPSGSEYSADNGPHLTPELGFAEGVRDAIANLQSSDLSLRYYAAWWLGKFRVSQPDAIDGLIAALEDEADRTELGGYPLRRNAARALGKLSNAKAVPGLIKCLECPDFYVREAAAQSLEMLRDKTAVSALIGLLDGGVSGAVQVPGRPHLTQPYEAVIEALGSIGATEAIYLIQPFLEHPVPGVQCAAARAMYQLTQDPAYGEHLVKMLDNNDLKLRRVALGDLGAIGYVASAEAIAYAKAENSFKLIALKGLLEHQLTGELDFLSVSDDAIRVMKLMDSLL; via the coding sequence ATGATAGAACCCAGTGGATCAGAATATTCTGCCGATAATGGGCCACATCTCACACCAGAGCTAGGGTTCGCCGAAGGCGTGCGGGACGCAATCGCCAATCTGCAATCATCAGATTTAAGTCTCCGCTATTATGCTGCTTGGTGGCTGGGTAAATTCCGGGTTAGTCAACCAGATGCTATAGATGGACTAATTGCGGCGTTAGAGGATGAAGCCGACAGAACTGAATTGGGAGGTTATCCACTACGACGCAATGCGGCCAGAGCACTGGGGAAACTCAGCAATGCCAAAGCTGTACCAGGCTTGATTAAGTGTTTAGAATGTCCTGACTTCTACGTGCGCGAAGCAGCAGCCCAATCCCTGGAAATGCTCCGGGACAAAACAGCAGTATCTGCACTCATAGGACTGCTAGATGGGGGTGTCTCAGGTGCCGTGCAAGTACCCGGACGCCCCCACCTAACCCAGCCCTACGAAGCAGTGATCGAAGCCTTGGGATCTATTGGTGCAACTGAGGCTATTTACCTCATTCAGCCTTTCTTAGAGCATCCAGTACCAGGTGTGCAGTGCGCCGCAGCCAGAGCAATGTACCAACTTACACAAGACCCTGCTTATGGGGAACACTTAGTGAAAATGTTGGACAACAACGATCTGAAATTGCGCCGTGTTGCTTTAGGGGACTTGGGTGCAATCGGGTATGTGGCCTCTGCGGAGGCGATCGCTTATGCCAAAGCCGAAAATAGCTTCAAACTCATTGCCCTCAAAGGATTGCTTGAGCATCAACTCACCGGCGAGTTAGATTTCCTCAGTGTTTCTGATGATGCAATCCGGGTTATGAAGTTGATGGATTCACTTTTGTAG
- a CDS encoding DUF6345 domain-containing protein, with protein sequence MAKFGIEGIRSFSNARAAGVSTAGDLTYTFNICNGFDSKLRSAGHTRSFYFANTDCWETDIRDSDKGGDDVNWVDNVDIFWISTHGNHTSDGQARLLYDIPRKNWRTFSGQWQLGENWNAEWVMAFSCETVDRNNVSGLWNIFAGMHIYCGAWGKMYDGITTDECGEDVAENLINGHTISEAWIDGVSDWWVDNHPITVCVGDADTWNGGNIKWERSYLNRDHLWGHGNVDPDLPPAKQSCILCRWAEG encoded by the coding sequence ATGGCCAAATTTGGCATAGAAGGCATTCGATCTTTTAGCAATGCGCGTGCTGCGGGCGTCAGCACTGCGGGGGACTTAACCTACACATTCAATATATGCAACGGTTTCGACAGTAAGCTGCGTTCAGCTGGTCACACGCGCTCTTTTTACTTTGCCAATACAGATTGTTGGGAAACTGACATCCGTGATTCAGATAAAGGTGGCGACGATGTGAATTGGGTGGACAATGTAGATATTTTCTGGATTAGCACTCATGGCAATCATACGTCCGATGGACAAGCCAGGCTGCTTTACGACATCCCCCGTAAGAACTGGCGTACCTTTTCAGGTCAGTGGCAGCTCGGCGAGAACTGGAACGCTGAATGGGTAATGGCCTTTTCTTGCGAAACCGTTGACCGCAACAACGTCTCTGGGCTTTGGAATATCTTTGCTGGGATGCATATTTATTGCGGTGCTTGGGGAAAGATGTATGACGGCATTACCACTGACGAATGTGGTGAAGATGTGGCTGAAAACCTCATAAATGGTCACACAATCTCCGAAGCCTGGATCGATGGTGTGTCCGATTGGTGGGTAGACAACCACCCAATCACGGTCTGCGTGGGCGACGCGGACACCTGGAATGGTGGCAACATCAAATGGGAGCGCAGCTACCTGAATCGAGACCACCTCTGGGGACACGGCAATGTCGATCCAGATTTGCCACCAGCTAAACAATCCTGCATTTTATGTCGTTGGGCGGAGGGTTAA
- a CDS encoding DUF1822 family protein, which produces MTLTFTEPTELLLEVVPSVRSQSWQNSQIYGTPHSRWCAYINQICLDVFITWVKNEYVSDAAVWFSSAGIPSFWEFVNGVGICFGEQKVLLVPSEAIDHKELEVPQEWVDIPSWAADYYLAVQITNNQEWVRVWGYTTHQELKSPGNYDPVDRTYCLDARQITKDISAFFLTYQYCREAQTKKAIASLPQLPQTQAENLVQRLGTPSVTFPRLAVPFAVWGALLETEQSRQSLYQHRQGITKINLTQWLKGIFSPGWQTLEAVFELRSDNNALGLRNYFGMKDATIRQAKLIDLGMQLQSTSVVLVIALVPDIDRQFISVRVQLHPAGQEFYLPANIKLVLRSEDRQVLQEVQARSQDNFVQMLRFDVETGVTFNIQVELNNFQITENFIV; this is translated from the coding sequence ATGACATTAACTTTTACAGAACCAACGGAATTGCTGTTAGAGGTAGTGCCCTCTGTGCGATCGCAGTCTTGGCAAAACAGCCAGATTTATGGAACTCCTCACAGTCGCTGGTGTGCCTATATCAATCAAATCTGCCTTGATGTTTTTATAACCTGGGTTAAAAATGAATATGTTTCCGATGCCGCAGTTTGGTTCAGCAGTGCTGGTATACCTAGTTTTTGGGAGTTTGTCAATGGAGTAGGCATATGTTTTGGCGAGCAAAAAGTCTTGCTAGTTCCTAGTGAGGCCATTGACCACAAGGAATTAGAAGTACCCCAGGAATGGGTGGATATTCCCAGTTGGGCAGCAGATTATTATTTAGCAGTACAAATTACAAATAATCAAGAGTGGGTGCGCGTCTGGGGTTACACAACCCATCAGGAATTAAAATCGCCAGGTAACTATGACCCCGTTGACCGTACCTACTGTTTAGATGCACGGCAGATCACAAAAGATATTAGTGCTTTCTTTTTAACTTACCAATATTGTCGAGAAGCACAAACCAAAAAAGCGATCGCCTCATTACCACAATTACCACAAACTCAAGCAGAAAATCTTGTGCAACGCTTGGGTACTCCTTCCGTCACATTTCCCAGACTGGCCGTGCCATTTGCAGTTTGGGGGGCGCTTTTAGAAACCGAACAGTCACGACAAAGCCTGTATCAACACCGACAAGGGATAACCAAAATTAATCTCACTCAATGGTTAAAGGGCATTTTTTCCCCAGGTTGGCAGACTTTGGAGGCGGTTTTTGAGTTAAGAAGTGACAACAATGCTTTAGGACTGAGAAATTACTTCGGAATGAAGGATGCCACTATCAGGCAAGCTAAACTCATCGACTTAGGAATGCAACTGCAATCAACTTCCGTAGTCTTAGTAATTGCACTTGTACCTGATATAGATAGGCAATTTATTAGTGTACGGGTACAGTTGCATCCGGCTGGGCAAGAATTTTATTTACCTGCAAATATTAAGCTGGTTTTGCGCTCAGAAGATCGGCAGGTGCTACAAGAAGTGCAGGCGAGAAGTCAGGATAATTTTGTGCAAATGTTGCGCTTTGACGTGGAAACAGGGGTAACTTTTAATATTCAAGTCGAACTAAATAACTTTCAAATAACAGAAAATTTTATAGTTTAA
- a CDS encoding phycobilisome rod-core linker polypeptide: MSIPLLEYKPSSQNQRVPGYEVPNEDTPRAYRIEDYAFGGEVQELIWAAYRQVFSEHVILKFYRQGNLESQLKNKAITVRDFIRGLAKSEAFQSLVIKTNSNYRLVELALKRLLGRAPYNKEEEIAWSIKIATLGWGGFVDTLLDSEEYQTNFGENIVPFQRRRYKDRPFNLVTPRYGNYWRDKLESQRYKEGDIKNFLELASSIEIKTLVFTRVNTANIQIPNTTRETKPTGIPVSINSSANFPVR, encoded by the coding sequence ATGTCAATCCCTTTACTAGAATACAAACCCAGTTCCCAAAACCAGCGCGTCCCTGGTTACGAAGTTCCTAACGAAGATACCCCCAGAGCTTACCGCATAGAAGACTATGCTTTTGGTGGGGAAGTCCAAGAATTAATTTGGGCTGCCTATCGGCAAGTTTTTAGCGAACACGTTATCCTAAAATTCTACCGCCAGGGAAATTTAGAATCCCAATTGAAGAATAAAGCAATTACCGTGCGTGACTTCATTCGGGGTTTAGCTAAATCTGAGGCGTTCCAGAGTTTGGTGATTAAGACAAACTCCAACTACCGCCTAGTGGAACTTGCCCTGAAGCGGCTTTTAGGTCGTGCCCCTTACAATAAAGAAGAAGAAATTGCTTGGTCAATCAAGATTGCTACTCTCGGTTGGGGTGGTTTTGTTGATACATTGCTAGATTCTGAGGAGTATCAAACCAACTTTGGTGAGAATATAGTTCCCTTCCAACGGCGGCGCTATAAAGATCGACCCTTTAATCTGGTGACACCTCGCTACGGCAACTACTGGCGCGATAAGCTAGAAAGTCAGCGTTATAAGGAAGGCGATATCAAGAACTTCTTGGAATTAGCTAGTTCCATTGAGATCAAGACACTTGTCTTTACAAGAGTTAACACTGCAAACATCCAAATTCCTAACACCACAAGGGAAACGAAGCCAACAGGTATTCCCGTTTCCATCAATAGCAGTGCTAATTTCCCTGTACGCTAA
- a CDS encoding phycobilisome rod-core linker polypeptide yields MALPLLEYKPSSQNHRVKSFGVADQNENTPYIYRTEDVSSYTDIQNIIWAGYRQIFSEHEILKFNRQGTLESQLKNGSLSVRDFIRGLAKSEAFYRLVVSVNNNYRLVDITLKRLLGRSSYNKDEEIAWSIVIGTKGFSGFVDAIIDSEEYTQSFGDNTVPYQRKRLEGRPFNLVTPRYGEDFQEKEGTVKTDWRFTVEKFYSRKAQEKRLPEGDPRKYLDAAADLAGKGNYAQKLSAFDIDYLSAVPYRGGSRR; encoded by the coding sequence ATGGCACTGCCATTACTTGAATACAAACCAAGCAGTCAGAATCACCGGGTCAAGAGCTTCGGCGTTGCTGACCAAAATGAAAATACACCGTACATCTACAGAACTGAAGATGTTAGTTCTTACACTGACATTCAGAACATAATTTGGGCTGGTTATCGCCAAATTTTTAGCGAACATGAAATTCTCAAGTTTAACCGCCAAGGGACTCTAGAATCTCAACTGAAAAATGGCTCTCTGTCTGTGCGGGACTTCATTAGAGGTTTAGCTAAATCTGAGGCTTTCTATCGTTTAGTTGTCTCTGTTAACAACAACTACCGTTTAGTAGACATCACTCTCAAGCGGTTGTTGGGTCGTTCGTCTTACAACAAAGACGAAGAAATTGCCTGGTCAATTGTGATTGGCACCAAGGGTTTTAGCGGCTTTGTTGATGCCATCATCGACAGCGAAGAGTACACCCAAAGCTTTGGCGACAATACCGTACCCTATCAGCGCAAGCGCTTAGAAGGTCGTCCCTTTAATTTGGTAACTCCTCGCTATGGCGAAGACTTCCAAGAAAAAGAAGGTACCGTCAAGACCGACTGGCGCTTCACCGTGGAGAAATTCTACAGCCGCAAGGCTCAAGAAAAGCGATTGCCAGAAGGCGACCCTCGCAAGTACTTGGATGCAGCAGCCGATCTCGCTGGCAAAGGTAACTACGCGCAGAAACTATCTGCATTTGATATTGATTATCTCAGTGCAGTGCCTTACCGTGGTGGTAGCAGACGCTAG
- a CDS encoding phycobilisome rod-core linker polypeptide — protein sequence MSIPLLQYSPSTQNQRVEGYEVPNEDTPTIYRSTAATSDADIDAIIWAGYRQIFSEHLIIKSNRQLGLESQLRNRAINVRDFIRGLGKSEVYRTQVADTNSNYRLVDITLKRFLGRAAYNKAEEIAWSIVIGTKGLHGFIDALLDSDEYLENFGDDIVPFQRRRFGDRPFNLANPRYAGYWRDRLTLQYLGGRSFYNARTSGDLTTEDIRRAIPANFMAMAGNIITGERNYQRTIASVTSQIKNLEIPNTSREATTPQPTVKPTPVALPYRYLPGSRTT from the coding sequence ATGTCAATACCACTGCTACAATATTCACCCAGCACACAAAATCAGCGTGTAGAAGGCTACGAAGTCCCTAACGAAGACACGCCAACGATTTATCGCTCGACCGCCGCTACCTCAGATGCAGACATTGATGCCATCATCTGGGCAGGATATCGGCAAATTTTCAGCGAACACTTGATTATCAAGAGCAATCGCCAACTCGGTCTGGAATCTCAACTGCGAAATCGGGCGATTAACGTCCGGGATTTTATCCGGGGATTGGGCAAGTCGGAAGTTTACCGTACCCAGGTAGCAGACACCAACTCCAACTATCGCTTAGTTGATATCACCTTAAAGCGGTTTTTGGGACGCGCTGCTTACAACAAAGCCGAGGAAATTGCCTGGTCAATTGTGATTGGTACAAAAGGGTTACATGGCTTCATTGACGCTCTGTTAGACTCTGACGAGTACCTGGAAAACTTTGGCGATGACATCGTACCTTTCCAACGCCGTCGCTTTGGAGACCGCCCCTTTAACTTAGCTAACCCCCGTTATGCTGGATACTGGCGCGATCGCCTAACTCTCCAATACCTGGGAGGTCGTTCCTTCTACAACGCCCGCACCTCAGGGGATTTGACTACAGAAGATATTCGGCGGGCAATTCCAGCCAATTTTATGGCAATGGCAGGAAACATCATCACCGGCGAACGCAATTACCAGCGAACCATCGCCTCAGTTACCTCCCAAATCAAAAATCTAGAGATTCCCAACACCTCCCGCGAAGCAACTACCCCGCAACCAACCGTCAAACCCACGCCAGTTGCCTTGCCTTATCGTTACCTTCCTGGAAGCCGGACAACGTAG